Proteins encoded within one genomic window of Syntrophobacterales bacterium:
- a CDS encoding 4Fe-4S dicluster domain-containing protein, translating into METVAPYREIIDVIKENGGEVFKFCYQCGMCDSVCPWNRVIKFSMRKLIRQA; encoded by the coding sequence ATGGAGACAGTGGCTCCTTACAGGGAGATAATAGACGTCATCAAGGAAAACGGCGGGGAGGTTTTCAAGTTCTGCTACCAATGCGGGATGTGCGACTCTGTCTGTCCGTGGAATCGGGTGATCAAGTTCAGCATGCGCAAGCTCATCCGTCAGGCCA